The following proteins are encoded in a genomic region of Lactiplantibacillus plantarum:
- a CDS encoding metal ABC transporter solute-binding protein: protein MKRLWLLLGGLVIGGGLLTGCQSKSTTAESHKVNIVATTNFYGSVAKAVGGKHVSVTSIINKPSVDPHDFEPTPTVAKTVGQADLVIANGIGYDGWMNKVVHSTQRAKLIRVGEDVMHRKEGANEHLWYDSATMPATANYLANQLAKKQPQYRTYFKANARKYIATLKPIQQEQAKLRAKANKLKNRQVLVSEPVFDYALTSLGFKVANQDFENAIEKGTDPAPQVIHKMQQALKSRQVAFFVNNSQVSDKLVTNMVSLAKKNQVPVLNVTETMPAKLTYQQWMLAQYRQLNQLLSD, encoded by the coding sequence GTGAAACGTTTGTGGCTATTACTAGGTGGACTTGTTATTGGTGGGGGCTTGTTAACGGGCTGTCAGTCTAAGTCAACGACTGCTGAATCGCATAAGGTCAACATTGTTGCGACGACGAATTTTTATGGTAGTGTGGCAAAAGCTGTCGGTGGCAAGCACGTCAGCGTGACGTCAATTATCAACAAACCGTCCGTTGATCCCCATGATTTTGAGCCAACACCAACCGTGGCTAAGACGGTTGGTCAGGCTGATCTCGTCATCGCTAATGGCATCGGCTATGATGGCTGGATGAACAAGGTCGTGCACTCGACGCAACGAGCCAAATTGATTCGGGTCGGCGAGGACGTGATGCATCGCAAGGAAGGGGCTAACGAGCATCTCTGGTATGACAGTGCAACGATGCCCGCCACCGCGAACTATCTCGCTAATCAGTTAGCTAAAAAGCAACCCCAGTATCGCACGTATTTTAAGGCCAACGCCCGCAAGTACATCGCCACGCTTAAACCGATTCAACAGGAACAGGCCAAGTTACGAGCGAAGGCTAACAAGTTAAAGAATCGGCAAGTGTTAGTCAGTGAGCCCGTCTTTGATTACGCATTGACCAGTTTAGGGTTTAAGGTTGCTAATCAAGACTTTGAAAATGCGATTGAGAAGGGCACTGACCCAGCACCGCAAGTTATCCACAAGATGCAGCAGGCATTAAAGAGTCGGCAAGTCGCCTTCTTTGTGAATAACAGCCAAGTTAGTGATAAATTAGTGACTAACATGGTGTCATTAGCCAAGAAGAATCAGGTGCCAGTGTTGAATGTGACTGAAACCATGCCAGCTAAGTTGACTTATCAACAGTGGATGTTGGCACAGTATCGCCAGCTCAACCAGTTATTGTCCGATTAA
- a CDS encoding LysR family transcriptional regulator yields MDFNQLQTFLRVSEYGSFTKAGEQSFISGTAVMKQINRLEAELNLKLFVRTATGVQLTPQGKKFQPYVQQLLDLLNTAIEETRRVRSDDKQLILLGTSLLHPADAFMSLWKELAPKMPKFQIRLVQLQEDLNSRNREYAMLGRSSDLIVGTFDSTTLKQSFSAIQLGAYHFGIAVRSDNPLAQLDEITYSDLAHRKVLMVSTGISEKNDLVRSEMLAAEPSIQPIDTSGRYDINTFNETVEENIAMISLTPWKRIHPNLVTVPLKTSVTVPYGLLSTKFPGKKTADFLHEFTKLVPTETQSHS; encoded by the coding sequence GTGGATTTTAATCAATTACAGACGTTTTTACGAGTTAGTGAGTATGGTAGTTTTACGAAGGCGGGGGAACAGAGTTTTATATCGGGTACTGCGGTGATGAAACAGATCAACCGGCTGGAAGCGGAGCTTAACCTAAAACTATTCGTCCGAACTGCGACCGGGGTCCAACTCACACCACAGGGTAAGAAGTTCCAACCGTATGTGCAACAGTTGCTCGATTTACTAAACACGGCCATTGAAGAGACGCGACGGGTCCGTTCAGACGATAAGCAACTGATTTTGTTGGGAACTTCCTTACTACATCCTGCTGATGCCTTCATGTCATTATGGAAAGAACTGGCACCAAAGATGCCTAAATTTCAGATTAGATTAGTTCAATTGCAGGAAGACTTGAATTCGAGAAATCGTGAGTATGCGATGCTTGGTCGGAGTAGTGATTTAATCGTTGGGACGTTCGATAGCACAACTTTGAAGCAGTCCTTTAGTGCGATACAGTTGGGAGCGTATCACTTTGGAATTGCTGTCCGTAGTGATAATCCATTAGCCCAGTTGGATGAAATCACGTACAGTGACCTTGCGCATCGTAAAGTTCTGATGGTGTCAACGGGAATTAGTGAGAAAAATGATCTGGTTCGGAGTGAAATGTTGGCGGCAGAACCTAGTATTCAGCCAATTGATACTAGCGGGCGTTATGACATCAATACGTTTAATGAGACCGTTGAGGAGAATATCGCAATGATTTCGCTTACGCCGTGGAAAAGAATTCATCCGAATTTAGTTACAGTACCGCTGAAAACGTCCGTAACAGTACCGTATGGTCTATTAAGCACCAAGTTCCCGGGTAAGAAGACGGCAGATTTTTTACATGAATTTACGAAGTTGGTCCCGACTGAAACGCAGAGCCACTCATAA
- a CDS encoding Y-family DNA polymerase — protein sequence MEQRTYMAIDLKSFYASVECVAHQLDPLNANLVVADMSRTDKTICLAVSPALKQFGVPGRPRLFQVEQRVATLNRARGRQTSYQAVRRHRSIYRDQLLKHANLGIDYRVVPPRMSYYMQKSAAIYDIYLRFIKPEHIHVYSIDEVFMDVTDYLSTFQVSPHALAKTMIHEIQAETGITATAGIGANLYLAKVAMDIVAKKIPADADGVRIAQMDEQQYRQYLWAHEPLTDFWRVGHGYAKRLAALGLNTMGDIARCSLGTLSDSHNEEQLYREFGKNAELLIDHAWGDESATIADIKNYHASEHGIYASQVLMRPYTYTEGQAVLRGMVNNLTLELVARHVVTDQLGIRIDYDANASSVGTHYQGAVTEDYYGRQVPKPAHTKVTLAQASASQHELGAAYQQLYQQVVNRQLMVRRVTVMANHLVDEQQVRCQPRYQQTNLFENPEVAQAQERDAQRKRERDGQLQRAILKLQRRSGNKNVVIRLADLKPSSTTIERNEQIGGHRA from the coding sequence ATGGAACAGCGAACATACATGGCAATTGATTTAAAATCATTCTATGCCTCAGTCGAATGCGTTGCTCATCAACTCGACCCATTGAATGCCAATTTGGTTGTCGCTGATATGAGTCGCACTGATAAGACGATTTGTTTGGCGGTTTCGCCAGCACTAAAGCAATTTGGTGTTCCAGGGCGGCCCCGGTTATTTCAAGTTGAACAACGGGTCGCAACTTTAAATCGCGCCCGTGGTCGCCAGACTTCCTATCAGGCGGTTCGGCGGCATCGCTCAATTTATCGTGATCAGCTCCTCAAACATGCTAATTTGGGTATCGATTATCGGGTCGTTCCCCCACGAATGAGTTATTACATGCAGAAGAGTGCTGCGATTTATGATATCTATTTGCGCTTCATTAAGCCGGAACACATTCACGTGTACTCGATTGATGAAGTCTTCATGGACGTCACAGACTACTTAAGTACTTTTCAGGTTTCACCGCACGCACTGGCAAAGACGATGATTCACGAGATTCAGGCCGAGACTGGGATTACGGCGACGGCTGGGATTGGTGCTAATCTTTACTTAGCTAAGGTGGCGATGGATATTGTTGCCAAGAAGATTCCCGCTGACGCTGACGGTGTTCGGATTGCACAGATGGATGAGCAGCAATATCGGCAATACTTATGGGCGCACGAGCCGTTGACTGATTTTTGGCGAGTCGGTCATGGCTATGCTAAGCGGTTGGCAGCCCTGGGGCTCAATACGATGGGTGACATTGCGCGCTGTTCACTAGGAACCTTGTCGGATTCTCATAATGAAGAACAATTATATCGTGAGTTTGGTAAAAACGCGGAACTGTTAATTGATCATGCGTGGGGCGATGAGTCGGCAACAATTGCTGACATCAAAAATTACCATGCTAGCGAACATGGTATATATGCCAGTCAAGTGTTGATGCGACCGTATACTTATACTGAAGGGCAGGCCGTGTTACGCGGCATGGTGAATAATTTGACACTCGAACTGGTTGCTCGCCACGTGGTGACAGATCAGTTGGGAATTCGTATTGATTACGATGCTAATGCTTCATCAGTTGGCACGCATTATCAGGGTGCGGTCACCGAAGACTACTATGGACGACAAGTACCAAAGCCCGCTCATACCAAGGTGACATTAGCGCAGGCGAGTGCTTCACAACACGAGCTAGGGGCTGCGTATCAACAGCTTTATCAACAAGTCGTTAATCGTCAATTGATGGTTCGACGTGTGACCGTTATGGCGAACCATTTGGTCGACGAACAGCAGGTTAGGTGCCAACCTCGGTATCAACAAACTAACTTATTTGAAAATCCAGAAGTGGCCCAAGCGCAAGAACGAGACGCACAACGCAAACGTGAACGCGATGGGCAATTGCAACGCGCCATTTTGAAATTACAACGTCGTTCCGGGAATAAGAATGTCGTCATTCGCTTGGCAGATCTAAAACCGAGTTCAACTACGATTGAACGTAATGAGCAGATTGGGGGACATCGTGCCTAA
- a CDS encoding LysM peptidoglycan-binding domain-containing protein has product MKKLLTTILTTSAATVGLLLAGTVSAHADATYTVKKGDCVWAISQEYKTTIESIETANNIHGHLILPGQQLRIPGVNAQDLTSQAPAAPFVSAPVQQAPVTTPTQPAETQAATTTQTTPAQTNETVASAPATTPATESYSGDNLQSYVLGQMQARTGVDAGTWNHIINRESNWQPHVVNGASGAYGLFQNIHISGGSVQQQIDAAVNLYHAQGMQAWALY; this is encoded by the coding sequence TTGAAAAAATTATTAACCACAATCTTAACAACATCCGCTGCAACGGTTGGCCTACTATTGGCCGGAACTGTTTCTGCACACGCCGACGCAACTTACACCGTTAAGAAGGGTGACTGTGTCTGGGCAATTTCACAAGAATATAAGACGACGATCGAATCAATCGAAACAGCCAACAACATTCACGGCCATTTAATTTTACCAGGCCAACAATTACGGATTCCAGGGGTGAACGCCCAGGACCTTACTAGTCAAGCACCAGCGGCACCGTTCGTTTCAGCGCCAGTTCAGCAGGCACCGGTCACCACACCAACCCAGCCAGCTGAAACACAGGCCGCAACTACGACTCAAACAACACCAGCACAAACTAACGAGACGGTTGCTTCGGCACCAGCAACTACCCCGGCAACTGAAAGCTATTCGGGTGATAACCTACAAAGTTACGTGCTCGGTCAAATGCAAGCACGGACTGGTGTTGACGCCGGAACTTGGAATCACATCATTAATCGTGAATCTAACTGGCAGCCACACGTCGTTAACGGCGCAAGCGGTGCATACGGTTTATTCCAAAACATCCATATTAGTGGTGGTTCCGTTCAACAACAAATCGACGCCGCAGTTAACTTGTACCACGCACAAGGCATGCAAGCCTGGGCCCTCTATTAA
- a CDS encoding GGDEF domain-containing protein, translated as MTWSHWEITPFITSVFFILGVLTLFWVSQNWIINFFNTHHWRVDQSLITDWYGLIYMMLFVFGMQTAVVGQNDAWIFMNFQLIGLTFCGYFLNVRVRYYYLYPLVFIFMGFNHSLYYWESWGHAVTLILFFTALGRLRKHVPLQTKQGQVALYLVTCAGFGAVLWWFMKLKFNLSWATYWQEWTYLLVFASLLYIYASMLSANAHLKQNLVAFANHDALTKIENFAAYKTAINYQVTSSRKNGSQLTMLMFDIDHFKQVNDTYGHLAGDKILQHVAQVATIVFHANNPQISLYRTGGEEFNVIFPNYDLTEALAVAEQLFAAINHIAVPVNDHQIQLSISIGLSELAADDQSPTAFYQRVDANLYHSKKHGRMQITAK; from the coding sequence ATGACTTGGTCACATTGGGAGATAACTCCATTTATTACAAGTGTTTTTTTCATCCTAGGCGTGCTGACCCTTTTTTGGGTATCACAAAATTGGATTATCAACTTCTTCAATACTCATCATTGGCGGGTTGACCAATCGCTTATTACCGACTGGTACGGCTTAATCTACATGATGTTATTTGTCTTTGGGATGCAAACTGCCGTTGTGGGCCAGAACGACGCCTGGATTTTCATGAATTTCCAGCTCATCGGGCTAACTTTTTGTGGCTACTTTCTCAATGTACGTGTCCGCTATTACTACTTGTACCCGCTTGTCTTTATCTTTATGGGCTTCAATCACTCCTTGTATTACTGGGAGTCGTGGGGGCACGCCGTCACACTGATCCTCTTCTTTACGGCGCTCGGCCGATTGCGTAAACACGTCCCACTCCAAACGAAACAGGGACAAGTCGCACTTTATTTAGTCACTTGTGCTGGTTTTGGGGCCGTTCTCTGGTGGTTCATGAAGCTTAAGTTCAACTTATCATGGGCAACTTATTGGCAAGAATGGACCTACCTACTCGTCTTTGCTTCCTTGCTCTATATCTACGCCAGCATGTTGTCAGCCAATGCACACCTCAAACAGAATCTGGTCGCATTCGCTAATCACGACGCTCTGACCAAAATCGAAAATTTTGCAGCTTACAAAACAGCCATTAATTATCAGGTTACAAGCAGTCGGAAAAACGGCTCACAATTGACCATGCTGATGTTTGACATCGACCACTTCAAACAAGTCAACGACACTTATGGTCACTTGGCTGGCGACAAAATTCTTCAGCACGTCGCCCAAGTAGCTACGATTGTCTTTCATGCTAATAATCCGCAAATCTCACTATATCGAACCGGTGGCGAGGAATTTAACGTTATCTTCCCCAACTATGATTTAACCGAAGCACTTGCGGTCGCTGAACAACTATTTGCGGCCATCAATCATATCGCTGTACCAGTTAATGATCATCAAATCCAACTGTCGATCTCGATTGGCCTATCAGAATTAGCAGCTGATGACCAATCACCAACGGCCTTTTATCAGCGCGTCGACGCCAATCTATATCATTCTAAAAAGCACGGACGAATGCAAATCACCGCGAAATAA
- a CDS encoding LysM peptidoglycan-binding domain-containing protein, with protein sequence MKKLVSTIVTTSAAAAGLLFAGVLNANADSTYTVKSGDSVWAIAQKFNTTINHVETTNNIKGHYILPGQKLSIKTSSSASTTSSSSTSNTTATTTSTSSTDSTTSSYTGSNLKSYVLSQMQSRTGVSASTWNTIITRESNWQPYVRNSSSGAYGLFQNMHISSGSVEEQVNAAVALYEAQGMAAWAL encoded by the coding sequence TTGAAAAAACTTGTAAGTACAATCGTAACTACCTCAGCTGCAGCCGCTGGTTTATTATTCGCCGGTGTCCTCAATGCTAACGCCGACTCAACTTACACCGTTAAGAGCGGTGATTCCGTTTGGGCCATCGCACAAAAATTCAACACAACTATTAATCATGTTGAAACGACTAATAACATCAAGGGTCACTACATCTTACCTGGTCAAAAACTATCTATTAAGACGAGTTCAAGTGCTTCAACGACTAGTTCTAGTTCAACTAGCAACACAACCGCAACGACCACTTCAACGAGTTCAACTGACTCCACGACTTCAAGCTACACCGGTAGCAATTTGAAGAGTTACGTTTTAAGTCAGATGCAATCACGGACTGGTGTCTCAGCTTCGACTTGGAACACGATCATTACGCGTGAATCCAACTGGCAACCATACGTCCGCAACAGTTCTAGTGGTGCCTACGGGTTATTCCAGAACATGCACATCAGCAGTGGTTCTGTTGAAGAACAAGTTAACGCTGCCGTTGCCCTATATGAAGCACAAGGTATGGCTGCTTGGGCCCTTTAA
- a CDS encoding SdpI family protein, which yields MAQLAKRTAIPVRLQIVGTMSALIIMYAWGRSLIGQPLQLGNQQFTWLGLVYLTGAFLFLLVAPWLTNRLALTPFDFIAMTDHLAMGWLGYLILILVVPIWFQPANSGLTLGVLSSVVGGICMDVPQNVTWGIRVPWTYNLPVIWKKVNWLTGLLLLIASYGMVGIGWVWPTLFPIYQVSAIVGIIVIALGYAHHLAHLT from the coding sequence ATGGCACAATTGGCAAAACGAACAGCGATTCCAGTTAGATTACAAATCGTTGGCACGATGAGCGCGTTAATCATCATGTATGCGTGGGGCCGCTCACTAATCGGCCAGCCGTTGCAATTGGGCAATCAACAGTTTACTTGGTTAGGGTTGGTTTACTTGACCGGCGCTTTTCTATTCTTGTTAGTGGCCCCATGGCTGACCAATCGCTTAGCGTTGACGCCGTTTGACTTCATAGCGATGACGGATCATCTGGCAATGGGGTGGTTGGGGTATCTTATCCTAATTTTAGTCGTTCCGATATGGTTTCAGCCGGCCAATTCCGGGCTTACACTCGGCGTGCTTTCCAGTGTGGTTGGTGGAATTTGTATGGATGTTCCACAGAATGTGACCTGGGGTATCCGGGTACCCTGGACGTACAACTTGCCAGTGATCTGGAAGAAAGTCAACTGGCTGACCGGACTATTGTTATTAATCGCCAGTTACGGCATGGTTGGCATCGGCTGGGTATGGCCCACACTGTTCCCAATCTATCAAGTGAGTGCCATTGTGGGAATTATCGTGATTGCGTTGGGCTATGCGCACCATTTGGCCCACTTGACGTAA
- a CDS encoding MerR family transcriptional regulator, whose protein sequence is MTYTIKEVADKVGLSAYTLRFYDKQGLLPFVSRNESGYRAFTDGDLHLLHTIICLKNTGMAISAIRQYISYVMAGPQSIAQRRELLTTHRNAILAQQAQIMKNLKEVDYKLNLYSDPHARELVQEEIAQAKSEKQALGLADPFPVTE, encoded by the coding sequence CGGACTAAGTGCGTACACCTTGCGTTTTTATGATAAACAAGGCTTACTTCCCTTTGTCAGTCGCAATGAATCCGGCTACCGAGCATTTACAGACGGTGATCTTCATCTATTACATACGATTATTTGCCTCAAAAATACCGGTATGGCAATCAGTGCTATTCGCCAATATATCAGTTATGTCATGGCAGGTCCCCAATCGATTGCACAACGACGAGAGCTGCTGACGACTCACCGCAATGCTATTCTTGCTCAGCAAGCCCAAATTATGAAAAATCTGAAGGAAGTGGATTACAAATTAAACCTATATAGTGATCCGCACGCGCGTGAATTAGTGCAAGAGGAAATTGCTCAAGCGAAGTCTGAAAAACAAGCCCTCGGTTTAGCAGATCCATTTCCAGTGACGGAATAA
- a CDS encoding DNA-3-methyladenine glycosylase I, with protein MITNWFDDDPLFNRYYPYDAGYRYYFEHEWGIPVQRDEQLFEFLSLGGFAAGLNWAVVFNKRSAFSAAFDAWQIEVVAAYRSEQITNLLSNSAIIRNRRKIEAVIHNARLIQQIRTTQSFKDYLWQQLGHQQLIIQPQYYDELPRTTITGDRIAQHLQQVGFKSVGPVTINAWLVNTGFITARPDQLGIITTTPRPSSTMLPPRSPHQLGHFKP; from the coding sequence ATGATTACCAACTGGTTTGATGATGATCCACTATTCAATCGTTACTATCCGTACGATGCCGGCTACCGGTATTACTTTGAACACGAATGGGGTATCCCGGTTCAGCGCGATGAACAATTATTTGAGTTTCTGAGTCTTGGCGGTTTTGCCGCTGGTCTCAACTGGGCCGTCGTGTTCAATAAACGGTCAGCATTCAGCGCAGCATTTGACGCCTGGCAAATTGAGGTGGTGGCAGCGTATCGCTCAGAACAAATCACCAATCTCCTCAGCAATTCGGCCATCATACGAAACCGTCGTAAAATCGAAGCCGTGATTCACAACGCTCGCCTGATTCAACAAATTCGGACCACACAGTCTTTTAAAGACTATCTCTGGCAACAATTGGGCCATCAACAATTAATTATCCAGCCCCAGTATTATGATGAACTCCCACGCACAACAATTACTGGCGATCGCATCGCACAGCACTTACAACAAGTTGGTTTTAAATCTGTCGGTCCGGTAACGATTAATGCTTGGTTGGTAAACACCGGTTTTATTACGGCACGTCCCGACCAACTGGGCATTATTACGACGACTCCCCGGCCTTCGTCAACGATGCTGCCCCCACGCTCACCGCACCAACTCGGGCATTTTAAGCCTTAA
- a CDS encoding ASCH domain-containing protein, protein MTTMQLIHPQWLLIKSGLKTIEIRLNDAKRQALQVGDIVNFIDLTTGQQLTTQLIDITRFASFESLLSEYTAVQVGSAPGTPVTQMVQEMLTLYSPVQVAQSGVVALQVRPLIGQ, encoded by the coding sequence ATGACCACCATGCAATTGATTCATCCACAATGGCTGTTAATAAAATCGGGGCTCAAAACAATTGAAATCCGTTTAAACGATGCAAAACGCCAAGCCTTACAAGTCGGTGACATTGTAAATTTCATCGATCTGACGACTGGCCAGCAGCTCACCACTCAGCTCATCGACATCACGCGTTTCGCTAGTTTTGAATCCTTACTGAGCGAATACACTGCCGTTCAAGTCGGCAGTGCCCCGGGAACGCCGGTAACACAGATGGTTCAAGAAATGCTAACGTTGTATTCCCCTGTCCAAGTTGCGCAATCGGGCGTCGTCGCCTTGCAGGTCCGTCCCTTAATCGGACAATAA